A window of Rhizobium sp. CIAT894 contains these coding sequences:
- a CDS encoding CCE_0567 family metalloprotein: MGSRNGKLTPQSGVHYVAEGLPFNWTKVNTEGRKTFSAFAELEAAKEKVAILACSR; encoded by the coding sequence ATGGGCTCGAGAAACGGAAAGCTGACGCCTCAAAGCGGCGTTCACTACGTTGCCGAAGGCCTCCCGTTCAACTGGACAAAGGTCAACACTGAAGGGCGGAAGACGTTCAGTGCATTTGCCGAGTTGGAAGCCGCGAAGGAAAAAGTCGCCATTTTGGCGTGTTCGCGCTGA
- a CDS encoding protein psiB yields MENFVYLLEPETAIFRAAELPDRNSIASISGLIGSDLIQMIRFDDMHSLFVGEEALRVGLTAFTIFDGYPIPLAGQIALLGGDGSKPYRSPSITMTEAARRFQCCRPVLDPVFVPMDRVANKGLIVAGALESLQVRIDRRSPVLL; encoded by the coding sequence ATGGAAAATTTTGTGTATCTGTTGGAGCCGGAAACTGCGATCTTTCGCGCCGCTGAGCTCCCTGATCGCAACAGCATTGCATCGATCTCCGGTTTAATTGGCAGTGATCTTATTCAGATGATCCGCTTCGACGACATGCACTCGCTATTTGTTGGGGAAGAAGCTTTGCGAGTTGGGTTAACCGCCTTCACGATCTTTGACGGGTACCCGATCCCTCTTGCCGGGCAGATAGCGCTTTTGGGAGGCGACGGTAGTAAACCTTATCGTTCACCGTCAATAACGATGACGGAAGCCGCGCGACGTTTTCAATGTTGCCGGCCGGTGCTTGATCCTGTGTTTGTTCCGATGGACCGAGTGGCGAACAAGGGCCTCATCGTTGCGGGCGCACTGGAAAGCCTGCAAGTGCGTATTGATCGCCGCTCCCCGGTGCTCCTATGA
- a CDS encoding nitrogen fixation protein NifQ: MPNVHHIGVLTVAVPTADAARQTGIAVDHCDDCQTLYFSRPCQMGLKLFDDYVLFRFFSRALEEIEMGIATATEATGLSLRELRDTTRSFPARLIRAFALQEASDCVPDAEEQLLRDMLLAHVRPGDPEGARFAKIIARRSMREDHLWRDLGLHDKAELRRLLFAHFPALAAGNTSNMRWKKYFYRKICEAEGFSLCSAPSCKECGDFNECFLPEESGSLSGAAEFVGREILKT; encoded by the coding sequence ATGCCAAATGTGCATCACATCGGGGTCTTGACGGTAGCGGTACCAACTGCGGACGCCGCACGTCAAACCGGCATAGCCGTCGACCACTGCGACGATTGCCAAACACTCTATTTCAGCCGACCATGCCAGATGGGTCTCAAGTTATTTGATGACTATGTGCTCTTCCGCTTTTTTTCGCGCGCACTTGAAGAAATTGAGATGGGGATTGCCACCGCGACCGAGGCAACCGGCCTTTCGCTTAGGGAGCTGCGGGATACAACCCGCAGTTTCCCGGCAAGGCTTATCCGCGCCTTTGCCCTGCAAGAGGCGAGTGATTGCGTGCCTGATGCGGAGGAGCAACTGTTGCGCGACATGCTCCTAGCGCATGTGCGGCCAGGCGACCCTGAGGGCGCGCGTTTTGCTAAGATCATTGCGCGACGTTCCATGCGTGAAGACCACCTCTGGCGGGATCTCGGCTTGCATGACAAAGCCGAACTTAGGAGATTGCTGTTCGCGCATTTTCCGGCGCTGGCGGCAGGCAACACCAGCAACATGAGGTGGAAAAAATATTTCTACCGCAAGATTTGCGAAGCTGAAGGCTTTTCCCTTTGTAGCGCTCCCAGCTGCAAGGAATGCGGCGATTTTAATGAATGCTTTCTCCCTGAGGAAAGCGGAAGTCTTTCTGGAGCGGCAGAGTTCGTCGGGCGCGAGATCTTGAAAACGTAA
- the nifH gene encoding nitrogenase iron protein: MSDLRQIAFYGKGGIGKSTTSQNTLAALVDLGQKILIVGCDPKADSTRLILNAKAQDTVLHLAAQEGSVEDLELEDVLKAGYKGIKCVESGGPEPGVGCAGRGVITSINFLEENGAYDDVDYVSYDVLGDVVCGGFAMPIRENKAQEIYIVMSGEMMALYAANNIAKGILKYAHSGGVRLGGLICNERQTDRELDLSEALAARLNSKLIHFVPRDNIVQHAELRKMTVIQYAPDSKQAGEYRALAEKIHANSGQGTIPTPITMEELEDMLLDFGIMKSDEQMLAELQAKESAVVAAQ; the protein is encoded by the coding sequence ATGTCAGATTTGCGTCAAATCGCATTTTACGGCAAAGGGGGGATCGGCAAGTCCACCACCTCCCAAAATACGCTCGCAGCGCTTGTCGACCTCGGGCAGAAGATCCTGATCGTCGGATGCGACCCGAAAGCCGACTCCACCCGGCTGATCCTGAACGCCAAAGCACAGGACACGGTTCTGCATCTGGCAGCGCAGGAAGGTTCGGTGGAAGACCTTGAGCTCGAGGACGTGCTCAAGGCCGGCTACAAAGGCATCAAGTGCGTGGAGTCCGGCGGTCCGGAACCGGGCGTCGGCTGCGCCGGGCGCGGCGTCATCACCTCGATCAATTTCCTTGAAGAGAACGGTGCATATGACGATGTCGACTACGTCTCCTATGACGTGCTCGGCGATGTGGTGTGCGGTGGCTTTGCGATGCCGATCCGTGAGAACAAGGCCCAGGAGATCTACATCGTGATGTCCGGCGAGATGATGGCGCTCTATGCCGCCAACAACATCGCCAAGGGCATCCTGAAATATGCCCATTCCGGCGGCGTGCGGCTCGGCGGCCTGATCTGTAACGAGCGCCAGACGGACCGCGAGCTCGACCTCTCCGAGGCGCTGGCTGCCAGGCTCAATTCCAAGCTCATCCACTTTGTGCCGCGTGACAACATCGTCCAGCACGCCGAGCTCAGGAAGATGACGGTGATCCAGTACGCGCCGGACTCCAAGCAGGCCGGGGAATATCGGGCGCTAGCCGAGAAGATCCATGCCAATTCGGGCCAAGGGACCATTCCGACCCCGATTACCATGGAAGAGCTCGAAGACATGCTGCTCGACTTCGGCATCATGAAGAGCGACGAGCAGATGCTGGCCGAACTACAGGCCAAGGAGTCAGCGGTGGTTGCGGCTCAATAA
- a CDS encoding transcriptional regulator, translating into MKKVQRSFAVEYKNGRRKLDARSNSIWGNVDLKSVARDLEEEALPFLSGSSQSGKPDSEMSLPEQDQAEQLLTAPLGPSTTASDTQEMSMADETNTTTKVDGQTVVETPNAPKKQRKPRAKKVAALETALADATAEPAAALAGDGGVKRRGRKTKAIEATASAKRAPVRRAPKAVQAAPAAPMTASDEMADLLQLEEENQRLRKLLAGKLRAENEDLRKRLKLD; encoded by the coding sequence TTGAAAAAAGTGCAACGCAGTTTTGCCGTCGAGTACAAGAACGGCAGGCGAAAACTTGATGCCAGATCGAACTCGATCTGGGGCAATGTGGATCTAAAGTCAGTCGCGCGCGATCTAGAGGAAGAGGCATTGCCTTTTCTGTCAGGTAGCTCTCAGAGTGGCAAACCCGACAGCGAAATGTCTTTGCCGGAACAAGATCAGGCCGAGCAGTTGTTGACAGCGCCTCTCGGGCCGTCGACAACTGCATCAGATACACAGGAGATGAGCATGGCCGACGAGACTAATACGACAACCAAGGTCGATGGACAGACCGTTGTCGAAACGCCTAATGCGCCGAAGAAACAGCGCAAACCGCGCGCCAAAAAAGTCGCGGCACTCGAGACCGCGTTAGCTGACGCTACGGCAGAGCCGGCAGCTGCGCTGGCCGGGGACGGTGGTGTGAAGAGGAGAGGGCGCAAGACAAAGGCTATCGAAGCCACGGCGAGCGCCAAACGCGCACCTGTGCGCCGTGCTCCAAAGGCTGTGCAGGCAGCGCCGGCTGCCCCGATGACGGCGAGCGATGAAATGGCAGACCTTTTGCAGTTGGAAGAGGAAAATCAGCGGCTGCGCAAGCTTCTTGCTGGAAAACTTCGCGCTGAAAATGAAGATCTGCGCAAACGGCTCAAGCTCGATTGA